In one window of Helianthus annuus cultivar XRQ/B chromosome 17, HanXRQr2.0-SUNRISE, whole genome shotgun sequence DNA:
- the LOC110921007 gene encoding uncharacterized protein LOC110921007, which yields MAGLLTYIIGGTGLFLIGASESLISTTPTLTQISTPSSTPSKKSTPFIFFTASLLSFLFISNSFISITSALKSHDQTGVVLQLEVISIAALFLLLSILGAVTHLKNSVNIPSHVINLLCLFGFVEEFFLFYIQKKDPDGIENRYYDLLLVPICVCIVSTLLELREEGAKYSRLGRGVGLVMQGMWFVQMGLSFYSGLITDGCFMKKKSRGNFTIWCKGHPEFHRARAVATLQFNCHLALLVCFIAGGYSLVSRRYGVSGGAMEYKPLGAEMQRVSMSHHAQFTLDSDDDDDDEDGVKDDEGVEKNVVVVAETGVNGYGSHH from the coding sequence ATGGCCGGACTCCTTACATACATCATCGGCGGCACCGGCTTATTCCTCATCGGCGCTTCCGAATCCTTAATCTCCACCACCCCAACCCTAACCCAAATCTCCACCCCATCGTCAACACCCTCAAAAAAATCAACCCCTTTCATCTTCTTCACAGCCTCTTTACTCTCCTTCTTATTCATATCAAATTCCTTTATCTCCATAACCTCCGCCCTCAAATCCCACGACCAAACCGGCGTCGTTTTACAACTAGAAGTCATCTCAATTGCCGCTTTATTCTTACTACTATCCATTTTAGGTGCAGTGACACATCTCAAAAATTCTGTTAATATTCCGTCACATGTGATCAACCTGCTATGTTTATTCGGGTTTGTTGAAGAgttctttttgttttatattcagAAGAAAGACCCCGATGGGATCGAAAACCGGTATTATGATCTGTTGCTTGTGCCTATTTGTGTTTGTATTGTATCCACGCTTCTTGAATTGAGAGAGGAGGGTGCGAAGTATTCGCGATTGGGGCGGGGGGTTGGGTTGGTTATGCAGGGGATGTGGTTTGTGCAGATGGGGTTGTCGTTTTATTCGGGGTTGATTACGGATGGGTGTTTTATGAAGAAGAAGAGTAGGGGGAATTTTACGATTTGGTGTAAAGGGCATCCGGAGTTTCATAGGGCTAGAGCGGTTGCTACGTTGCAGTTTAATTGTCATCTTGCGTTGCTTGTGTGTTTTATTGCTGGTGGGTATAGTTTGGTTAGTAGGAGGTATGGGGTGAGTGGTGGAGCGATGGAGTATAAGCCGCTTGGAGCGGAAATGCAGCGTGTGAGTATGAGTCATCATGCGCAGTTTACTTtggatagtgatgatgatgatgatgatgaagatggcgTTAAAGATGATGAGGGGGTGGAGAAGAATGTTGTTGTAGTCGCTGAGACGGGTGTCAATGGTTATGGTTCTCATCACTGA
- the LOC110926497 gene encoding F-box protein At1g49990: MEDDNPPNHLHNQTQITHPKNKKQNTQSQTLSQITNPISNTSVLGLVLLAHTFTYDLTNFPESLLLEIISRLPLKSIFKFKCVCKHWLTLISQPSFSKFYFNVTANSASSSVQFRILYRYIYVSKFKDVLDRFRPEVYNSHKFSVLFLSSFEEQQQSDQFKVLGVSNGLILCCLLGPLVYYVCDPVTRQWVTLPRGRDMSASTHPIFFGEGFVSRVDENNVVVGYTVVRVELLSLRTNYLSLEAFSSETGKWVDYKLPCESPIALMKRGGGPVCFNGNFHWFVYDHGMVAFDPNKEPKSCRLIQFPEDREVETEYKHDGLYRLCDECQGKLRFFEVAYDVCSFYCFSMWDMKDYEKGEWCSEFKVTRSDLSSSDPELNGWLMKAKFLPLSFHPFDLDIVYLRCVELACVVSYSIRNKTLDVVAKPIGVVDDLSWRVVIPFVIPKWPTPVPIPPVPKKVVKPRGAHRLRSCRIHTRF; the protein is encoded by the coding sequence ATGGAAGACGATAATCCACCCAATCATCTTCACAACCAAACCCAAATCACCCAcccaaaaaacaaaaaacaaaacaccCAATCTCAAACACTCTCACAAATCACAAACCCTATTTCCAACACATCAGTTCTAGGGCTTGTTCTATTAGCCCACACATTTACATACGATCTCACCAATTTCCCTGAATCTCTCCTTCTAGAAATCATTTCAAGATTACCCCTCAAGTCAATTTTCAAATTCAAATGTGTCTGCAAACACTGGTTAACCCTAATATCCCAACCTTCTTTTTCAAAGTTTTATTTTAATGTTACTGCAAACTCAGCTTCTTCGTCTGTACAGTTTAGAATTCTGTACAGGTATATCTATGTCTCCAAGTTTAAGGATGTTCTTGACCGGTTTCGACCCGAGGTTTACAATTCCCACAAGTTTTCTGTGCTGTTTTTGTCTAGTTTTGAGGAGCAGCAGCAGTCTGATCAGTTTAAGGTTTTGGGTGTGAGTAATGGGTTGATCTTGTGTTGTTTGTTGGGGCCTTTGGTTTACTATGTTTGTGATCCCGTTACTCGACAGTGGGTTACTTTGCCTAGAGGTAGAGATATGTCAGCGAGTACCCACCCGATATTTTTCGGAGAGGGGTTTGTTAGTCGGGTTGATGAGAATAATGTTGTTGTCGGGTATACGGTTGTGAGAGTCGAGTTGTTGAGTTTGCGGACGAATTATCTTAGTTTGGAAGCGTTTTCGTCGGAGACTGGGAAATGGGTTGATTATAAGTTGCCTTGTGAGAGTCCGATTGCGCTTATGAAGCGCGGTGGAGGTCCGGTTTGTTTTAATGGGAATTTTCATTGGTTTGTTTATGATCATGGGATGGTTGCGTTTGATCCGAATAAAGAACCGAAATCTTGTCGGCTTATTCAGTTTCCGGAGGATAGAGAGGTTGAGACTGAGTATAAACATGACGGGCTTTATCGGTTGTGTGATGAGTGTCAAGGAAAGCTTCGGTTTTTCGAGGTGGCTTATGACGTTTGTTCGTTTTATTGTTTTAGCATGTGGGATATGAAGGATTACGAGAAGGGTGAATGGTGTTCCGAGTTTAAGGTGACCCGCAGTGATCTTTCATCTTCGGATCCTGAATTAAACGGGTGGTTAATGAAAGCTAAGTTTCTCCCGTTATCTTTCCACCCGTTTGATCTCGATATTGTTTATCTAAGGTGTGTGGAGCTTGCTTGTGTTGTATCATATAGTATTCGAAATAAAACACTAGATGTTGTCGCTAAACCTATCGGTGTCGTTGATGACCTGTCGTGGCGTGTGGTGATCCCGTTCGTGATCCCGAAGTGGCCCACACCGGTTCCTATTCCACCTGTTCCGAAGAAGGTTGTTAAGCCAAGAGGCGCACATCGCCTTCGCTCATGTAGAATTCATACTCGGTTCTAG